A stretch of the Archangium violaceum genome encodes the following:
- a CDS encoding helicase HerA domain-containing protein: MTQTDLRLATFLSDRTEVFHSIQHRHEVWREDPFDVETVHQEARATFERLLLRATTPPGVDSGRILLMLGESGCGKTHLLRAFRAMAHERSLGFVGYMQMTTSTSNYGRYVLSNLIDSLDQPYHEPTEPRSGLQKLSDVLLSHCGQVAALLADPEQDPEEIPNLVEIAADDLQKQPHFKKLDLDLLRALLFLQRDDTRIRSRVLKYLRCEDLSDNDRKVLGGLVPRTYDNHPQEMVEHLGRLVAALNHSLVLCVDQLEGFDIEATNAQAFRRAMHMLCDLAERAPSSVIVISCLHTFWTGLRGQLTQSLLDRIERDPDLIKLQHLRTAEEARLITERRLEHLYAVEDAPFDPAEPTYPFPHEGFEKLSGKNTRDVLDACRRWREQAIREGALPDRFPLESGEVIVNPGPATGRELDQQWNDFRSTYNTSPPEEDAEIAELLVWALEACADEVDTGHRFEARISGEAIQVDVSPGEAKLHVALCNKAPQAGALADQIEQTWKVAGKVRTPIVVRTSDFPSNPKGKAAINLGKLISKGGRRAVLEDSDSRTLLALREFRQQHESLPEFAAWLRSARPLTQLKSLREILGLDHLRAGTSTTAQTPAARADTPPPVPTHASSQSGSFPVVTPPEPQVQTPSATSVAPPVKKPVEPPRKREPVRIGETDSLLKEPVLFAPDELTRHSAFLGGSGSGKTTLALNVLEQLLIQGVPTILVDRKGDLAGYASESFWTRTIDDPRRAERRALLRERIDVALFTPGHPYGRPLTIPIVPDGLDALSDFDRQQATRHASEALAGMLDYRQNPRDKSCRTLLAQAIDQYVQLTRESVTLENLVRFIGNKDPRLVNAAGRLDVKLFDKLADDLDRLRIDAKHLMSGEAEKLDMDLLLGRGAHATSGKTRLSIISTKFLGDNNSVLFWVSQLLIEVTRWLNRNPATSLQAMLMFDEADMYLPAMRQPSTKQPMENLLKRARSAGLGLMLATQSPGDFDYKCRDTIRSWFIGRVKEKVSLDKMKPMLSEARVDPAKIPGQGTGEFHIARDGKVDRVKAEPSALSTEQLADDELLRLAASTLTASTARNTGS, encoded by the coding sequence ATGACCCAGACCGATCTTCGCCTCGCCACCTTCCTCTCCGATCGCACCGAGGTCTTCCACTCCATCCAGCACCGTCACGAGGTGTGGCGGGAGGATCCCTTCGACGTGGAGACGGTGCACCAGGAGGCGCGCGCCACCTTCGAGCGCCTGCTGCTGCGCGCCACCACGCCGCCCGGGGTGGACTCGGGGCGCATCCTGCTGATGCTCGGTGAATCGGGCTGCGGCAAGACGCACCTGCTGCGCGCCTTCCGCGCCATGGCCCACGAGCGCTCGCTCGGCTTCGTGGGTTACATGCAGATGACGACGTCCACCTCCAATTACGGGCGCTACGTCCTCTCCAACCTCATCGACTCGCTCGACCAGCCCTACCACGAGCCCACCGAGCCCCGCTCCGGACTGCAGAAGCTCTCCGACGTGCTGCTCTCCCACTGTGGCCAGGTGGCCGCCCTGCTGGCCGACCCCGAGCAGGATCCCGAGGAGATCCCCAACCTGGTGGAGATCGCCGCCGACGATCTGCAGAAGCAGCCCCACTTCAAGAAGCTGGACCTGGACCTGCTGCGCGCGCTCCTCTTCCTGCAGCGCGACGACACGCGCATCCGCAGCCGGGTGCTCAAGTACCTGCGCTGCGAGGACTTGTCCGACAACGATCGCAAGGTGCTCGGCGGGCTGGTGCCGCGCACCTATGACAACCACCCCCAGGAGATGGTGGAGCACCTGGGCCGGCTCGTGGCGGCGCTCAACCACTCGCTCGTGCTGTGCGTGGACCAGCTCGAGGGCTTCGACATCGAGGCGACGAACGCACAGGCCTTCCGGCGGGCCATGCACATGCTCTGCGACCTCGCCGAGCGCGCCCCCTCGTCGGTCATCGTCATCAGCTGCCTGCACACCTTCTGGACGGGCCTGCGCGGCCAGCTCACCCAATCCCTCCTGGACCGCATCGAGCGCGATCCCGACCTCATCAAGCTGCAGCACCTGCGCACGGCCGAGGAGGCGCGGCTCATCACCGAGCGCCGGCTGGAGCACCTCTACGCGGTGGAGGACGCGCCCTTCGATCCGGCCGAGCCCACCTATCCCTTCCCCCACGAGGGCTTCGAAAAGTTGTCCGGCAAGAACACGCGCGACGTGCTCGACGCGTGCCGCCGCTGGCGCGAGCAGGCCATCCGAGAGGGTGCCTTGCCCGATCGCTTCCCCCTGGAGAGCGGGGAGGTGATCGTGAACCCAGGCCCCGCGACCGGGCGGGAGCTGGACCAGCAGTGGAACGACTTCCGCTCCACGTACAACACGTCGCCGCCCGAGGAGGATGCCGAGATCGCCGAGCTCCTCGTCTGGGCACTCGAGGCCTGCGCGGATGAGGTGGACACGGGGCACCGCTTCGAAGCGCGGATCTCCGGTGAAGCCATCCAGGTAGATGTCTCGCCCGGGGAGGCGAAGCTGCACGTGGCCCTGTGCAACAAAGCTCCCCAGGCCGGAGCACTCGCGGACCAGATCGAACAGACCTGGAAGGTAGCCGGTAAGGTGCGTACGCCCATCGTCGTGCGCACCAGCGACTTCCCGAGCAATCCGAAGGGCAAGGCCGCCATCAATCTCGGCAAGCTCATCAGCAAGGGTGGGCGCCGCGCGGTGCTCGAGGACAGCGACAGCCGCACCCTGCTCGCGCTGCGCGAGTTCCGCCAGCAGCACGAGTCCCTCCCCGAATTCGCCGCATGGCTGCGCTCCGCCCGGCCCCTGACCCAGCTCAAGTCACTGCGGGAGATCCTCGGTCTGGACCACCTGCGCGCAGGGACAAGCACGACCGCGCAGACCCCCGCTGCTCGGGCCGATACGCCTCCGCCCGTGCCCACGCACGCCTCCTCTCAGTCCGGGTCCTTCCCCGTAGTGACCCCGCCCGAGCCACAGGTCCAGACGCCATCCGCCACTTCCGTGGCTCCTCCGGTCAAGAAGCCCGTGGAGCCCCCGCGCAAGCGCGAGCCCGTTCGTATCGGCGAGACAGACAGTCTGCTGAAGGAGCCCGTCCTCTTCGCCCCCGATGAGCTGACCCGGCACTCCGCGTTCCTCGGCGGTTCCGGCAGCGGCAAGACGACGCTCGCGCTCAACGTGTTGGAGCAGCTGCTCATCCAGGGTGTTCCGACCATTCTCGTGGATCGCAAGGGAGACCTCGCCGGCTACGCCTCCGAGTCCTTCTGGACGCGGACCATCGATGATCCCCGCCGCGCCGAGCGCCGGGCCCTGCTGCGCGAGCGGATCGACGTGGCCCTCTTCACCCCGGGCCATCCCTACGGCCGCCCGCTGACCATCCCCATCGTCCCGGACGGGCTCGACGCGCTCTCGGACTTCGATCGGCAACAGGCCACGCGCCATGCCTCCGAGGCGTTGGCTGGCATGCTGGACTACCGGCAGAACCCTCGCGACAAGTCCTGCCGGACGCTGCTCGCGCAAGCCATCGACCAGTACGTCCAGCTCACGCGCGAGAGCGTCACCCTGGAGAACCTCGTCCGCTTCATCGGCAACAAGGATCCGCGTCTGGTGAATGCCGCGGGCCGCCTGGACGTGAAGCTCTTCGACAAGCTCGCCGATGACCTGGACCGGCTGCGCATCGACGCGAAGCACCTCATGAGCGGCGAGGCAGAGAAGCTCGACATGGATCTGCTGCTCGGCCGCGGCGCCCACGCGACGTCCGGCAAGACACGCCTGAGCATCATCAGCACCAAGTTCCTCGGTGACAACAACAGCGTCCTCTTCTGGGTGTCGCAGCTGCTCATCGAGGTGACGCGCTGGCTCAATCGCAATCCCGCCACCTCGCTGCAGGCCATGCTGATGTTCGACGAGGCGGACATGTATCTGCCCGCCATGCGCCAGCCGTCCACCAAGCAGCCCATGGAGAACCTCCTCAAGCGCGCGCGCTCGGCCGGCCTGGGGCTGATGCTGGCCACCCAGAGCCCCGGCGACTTCGACTACAAGTGCCGCGACACCATCCGCTCCTGGTTCATCGGCCGCGTGAAGGAGAAGGTCTCGCTGGACAAGATGAAGCCCATGCTCAGCGAGGCCCGGGTGGATCCGGCGAAGATCCCCGGTCAGGGCACCGGCGAGTTCCACATCGCCCGCGATGGCAAGGTGGATCGCGTCAAGGCCGAACCCTCCGCGCTCTCCACCGAGCAGCTCGCTGACGACGAGTTGCTGCGGCTCGCCGCGAGCACCTTGACGGCGTCCACCGCCCGGAATACGGGCTCCTGA